A window of Corallococcus macrosporus DSM 14697 contains these coding sequences:
- a CDS encoding response regulator — MSEEKARVLVVDDDPDLLDLVQRSLSAYGFEVLTHTSALGVSNLVRSVEPDFVLIDVNFPALKGDKVVNLARQYALPKTKFILYSASDESKLRSLALASGADGYISKSVQGEELAQRLRAFHLKPRPPTPTPAP; from the coding sequence ATGTCTGAAGAAAAAGCGCGCGTCCTGGTGGTGGACGACGACCCGGACCTGCTCGACCTCGTACAGCGCTCGCTGAGCGCCTACGGCTTCGAGGTGCTCACGCACACCTCCGCGCTGGGTGTCTCCAACCTCGTCCGCTCGGTGGAGCCGGACTTCGTCCTCATCGACGTGAACTTCCCCGCCCTCAAGGGCGACAAGGTGGTCAACCTGGCGCGCCAGTACGCGCTGCCGAAGACGAAGTTCATCCTCTATTCAGCATCCGACGAATCGAAGCTGCGCTCCCTGGCGCTCGCGTCCGGTGCGGACGGATATATCTCCAAGAGCGTGCAGGGCGAGGAGCTGGCTCAACGCCTGCGCGCCTTCCACCTGAAGCCCCGGCCGCCGACACCGACGCCCGCTCCCTGA
- a CDS encoding methyltransferase — translation MREEATALAASPRALLHLLYNGARAVDVLEASLALGLLDALEPGPVTLGELATRHRLVPGRLYKLLDCLESLGLVRREQPTDALESARYQAVPGLRAAAQAVLGPRSLERDRERYAWHELHGQLPQVLRGERSMPPAAFDWPPRTAEQVAGFEASMAAGLPPILETFRAHGERLWRRGGRVLDVGGGDGTLAAHLASEHPGLRVDVFNLPATAPLVDRTRERFGLPPERLGFQGGDFLHGPLPGGYDTLCFVRVLHDWPADTARALLVAARDALPPGGRVLICEEFRTPERLAAQFFWSYFLMGVDTCVSRLREVEHYLRVLDETGFEDAEVLPGPFELIVARR, via the coding sequence ATGAGGGAGGAGGCCACGGCCCTGGCCGCCTCCCCTCGCGCCCTGCTCCACCTGCTGTACAACGGCGCCCGCGCCGTGGACGTGTTGGAGGCCTCGCTGGCCCTGGGGCTGCTGGACGCCCTGGAGCCAGGGCCCGTCACCCTGGGCGAGCTGGCCACGCGGCACCGCCTGGTGCCCGGGCGGCTCTACAAGCTGCTGGACTGCCTGGAGAGCCTGGGCCTGGTGCGGCGCGAGCAGCCCACCGACGCCCTGGAGTCCGCGCGCTACCAGGCCGTCCCCGGACTGCGCGCGGCCGCCCAGGCCGTGCTGGGCCCGCGGTCGCTGGAGCGGGACCGGGAGCGCTATGCGTGGCACGAGCTGCACGGGCAGCTCCCGCAGGTGCTGCGCGGGGAGCGCTCCATGCCTCCCGCCGCCTTCGACTGGCCCCCGCGCACCGCCGAGCAGGTGGCGGGCTTCGAGGCCAGCATGGCCGCGGGCCTCCCGCCCATCCTGGAGACCTTCCGCGCCCACGGCGAGCGGCTGTGGCGGCGCGGCGGCCGGGTGCTGGACGTGGGCGGCGGTGACGGCACGCTGGCCGCCCACCTGGCGAGCGAGCACCCCGGCCTCCGCGTGGACGTCTTCAACCTGCCGGCCACCGCGCCGCTGGTGGACCGCACCCGCGAGCGCTTCGGCCTGCCCCCCGAGCGCCTGGGCTTCCAGGGCGGGGACTTCCTCCACGGGCCGCTGCCCGGCGGCTACGACACGCTCTGCTTCGTGCGGGTGCTGCACGACTGGCCCGCGGACACGGCGCGCGCGCTGCTCGTGGCCGCGCGTGACGCGCTCCCCCCCGGAGGCCGCGTCCTCATCTGCGAGGAGTTCCGCACCCCGGAGCGGCTGGCGGCCCAGTTCTTCTGGTCCTACTTCCTCATGGGCGTGGACACCTGCGTGAGCCGCCTGCGCGAGGTGGAGCACTACCTGCGCGTGCTGGACGAGACGGGCTTCGAGGACGCCGAGGTGCTGCCCGGCCCCTTCGAGCTCATCGTCGCCCGCCGGTAA
- a CDS encoding response regulator, with the protein MASSQPPSESPADNASLLLVAGERECQRVEEALARAGVQVVTERATTAAAAEAALSRTWGLVLCGSEVPDMGFAEVRALWSQYGKELPFVVLSRDWSEDTLEASVRAGALDYITEDRFSRLVPVVQRELRMTADRRRHTDTAVQLERTNYLMENIIDAIPFVLFVKDAQTRRLVVANKTFADAFRVTKQWLLGKLDHDYFPKEQADSFIAIDTEILETRQMKSFEEVARADGVDRIFSTRKLPLLDEHGVARYVMGVTEDITERKQHEEMLRASKAELEAANKQLAASLEEIKRTRAVSARSLASYQQRALQMEIIRQQNEDLDRLAQELAVAKRNEEERAREAEAAARLKSEFLANFSHEIRTPLNGIIGYCDLLMREEGQRLTAHGRRDLNVVKTNAKTLLALINDILDLSKIESGRVEVVTEQVDVQELADECLATVKEYLKGKDVALTTNIDPAARMLRSDALKLRQIMLNLLSNAAKFTEAGEVSLSLVPAGGEVVMTVEDTGVGIPSDQLPFIFEKFRQVDGSTTRKVGGTGLGLAIVRELSRVLGGNVSVTSTLGRGTTFTVRLPTTLEALDNGGGPHLERGVPVAEVAQHLGAMAQPGSTVLVVDDDPLIQQLVAGQLEPAGFKVVVAEDGIAALKRARELRPQAILLDIHLPKLDGWSVLSQLKSEPSLAGIPVILISVEEQRARGFSLGACEYLVKPVEPERLVEVVQRSLHQASGNSTSVGEVLVVDDDSATRELVSRNLRRAGFSTSEARSGEDALLKARVSPPALVVLDLMMPNLDGFEVLRRLRAEKLQVPVVVLTGKTLSAEEEALLRDGFAGFVKKGGHALEDVIAQAKGLLLSQRAASAGKLARILYVEDSAQNRDIVRRYLNGHFEVIEAEDGEHGLERAIRDAPDLILMDLSLPRLDGWEVTRRLRALPAAANVPVIAVTAHAGREYQDKAHEAGCTAYLTKPLDRDQLLEMIRKHLGRTHV; encoded by the coding sequence ATGGCCTCCTCGCAGCCTCCCTCTGAGTCTCCGGCGGACAATGCGTCCCTCCTGCTCGTGGCCGGCGAGCGCGAGTGCCAGCGCGTGGAGGAAGCCCTCGCGCGCGCGGGCGTGCAGGTGGTGACGGAGCGCGCCACCACGGCGGCCGCGGCGGAGGCCGCGCTGTCGCGGACCTGGGGCCTGGTGCTGTGCGGCTCGGAGGTGCCCGACATGGGCTTCGCCGAGGTGCGGGCGCTGTGGAGCCAGTACGGCAAGGAGCTGCCCTTCGTGGTGCTGTCGCGCGACTGGAGCGAGGACACGCTGGAGGCCAGCGTGCGCGCCGGGGCGCTCGACTACATCACCGAGGACCGCTTCAGCCGGCTGGTGCCCGTGGTGCAGCGCGAGCTGCGGATGACGGCGGACCGCCGCCGCCACACCGACACCGCGGTGCAGCTCGAGCGCACCAACTACCTGATGGAGAACATCATCGACGCGATTCCGTTCGTCCTCTTCGTGAAGGACGCACAGACGCGCCGGCTGGTGGTGGCGAACAAGACCTTCGCGGACGCCTTCCGCGTCACCAAGCAGTGGCTGCTGGGGAAGCTGGACCACGACTACTTCCCCAAGGAGCAGGCCGACTCGTTCATCGCCATCGACACGGAGATCCTCGAAACCCGGCAGATGAAGTCCTTCGAGGAGGTGGCCCGCGCCGACGGCGTGGACCGCATCTTCTCCACGCGCAAGCTGCCCCTGCTCGACGAGCACGGCGTGGCCCGCTACGTGATGGGCGTCACCGAGGACATCACCGAGCGCAAGCAGCATGAGGAGATGCTGCGCGCGTCCAAGGCGGAGCTGGAGGCGGCCAACAAGCAGCTCGCCGCCAGCCTGGAGGAGATCAAGCGCACCCGCGCCGTGTCCGCCCGCTCGCTGGCGTCCTACCAGCAGCGCGCGCTGCAGATGGAGATCATCCGTCAGCAGAACGAGGACCTGGACCGGCTGGCCCAGGAGCTGGCGGTGGCCAAGCGCAACGAGGAGGAGCGCGCCCGCGAGGCCGAGGCCGCCGCCCGCCTCAAGAGCGAGTTCCTGGCCAACTTCAGCCACGAAATCCGCACCCCGCTCAACGGCATCATCGGCTACTGCGACCTGCTGATGCGCGAGGAAGGCCAGCGGCTCACCGCGCACGGCCGCCGCGACCTCAACGTCGTCAAGACGAACGCCAAGACGCTGCTGGCGCTCATCAACGACATCCTGGACCTGTCCAAGATTGAGTCCGGCCGCGTGGAGGTCGTCACCGAGCAGGTGGACGTGCAGGAGCTGGCCGACGAGTGCCTGGCCACGGTGAAGGAGTACCTCAAGGGCAAGGACGTGGCCCTCACCACGAACATCGACCCGGCCGCCCGCATGCTCCGCTCGGACGCGCTGAAGCTGCGGCAGATCATGCTCAACCTGCTCAGCAACGCCGCCAAGTTCACCGAGGCGGGCGAGGTGTCGCTGAGCCTGGTGCCCGCGGGCGGCGAGGTCGTCATGACGGTGGAGGACACCGGCGTCGGCATCCCGTCCGACCAGCTCCCCTTCATCTTCGAGAAGTTCCGCCAGGTGGACGGCTCCACCACGCGCAAGGTGGGCGGCACCGGCCTGGGGCTGGCCATCGTCCGCGAGCTGTCCCGCGTGCTGGGCGGCAACGTGTCCGTGACGTCCACCCTGGGCCGCGGCACCACCTTCACGGTGCGCCTGCCCACCACCCTGGAGGCGCTGGACAACGGCGGCGGGCCGCACCTGGAGCGCGGCGTGCCCGTGGCGGAGGTGGCCCAGCACCTGGGCGCCATGGCCCAGCCGGGCAGCACCGTGCTGGTGGTGGATGACGACCCGCTCATCCAGCAGCTCGTCGCCGGGCAGCTGGAGCCCGCCGGCTTCAAGGTGGTGGTGGCCGAGGACGGCATCGCCGCGCTCAAGCGGGCGCGCGAGCTGCGGCCCCAGGCCATCCTGCTGGACATCCACCTGCCCAAGCTGGACGGCTGGTCGGTGCTCAGCCAGCTCAAGAGCGAGCCCTCGCTGGCCGGCATCCCCGTCATCCTCATCTCCGTGGAGGAGCAGCGCGCGCGCGGCTTCTCCCTGGGCGCGTGCGAGTACCTGGTCAAGCCGGTGGAGCCCGAGCGGCTGGTGGAGGTGGTGCAGCGCAGCCTCCACCAGGCCTCCGGCAACTCCACCAGCGTGGGCGAGGTGCTGGTGGTGGACGACGACTCGGCCACCCGCGAGCTGGTCAGCCGCAACCTGCGCCGCGCCGGCTTCTCCACGTCAGAGGCCCGCAGCGGCGAGGACGCCCTGCTCAAGGCGCGCGTGTCCCCGCCCGCGCTGGTCGTCCTCGACTTGATGATGCCCAACCTGGACGGCTTCGAGGTGCTGCGCCGGCTGCGCGCGGAGAAGCTCCAGGTGCCCGTGGTGGTGCTCACCGGCAAGACGCTCTCCGCCGAGGAGGAGGCCCTGCTGCGTGACGGCTTCGCCGGCTTCGTGAAGAAGGGCGGCCACGCGCTGGAGGACGTCATCGCCCAGGCCAAGGGCCTGCTGTTGTCCCAGCGCGCCGCCAGCGCCGGCAAGCTGGCCCGCATCCTCTATGTGGAGGACAGCGCGCAGAACCGCGACATCGTCCGCCGCTACCTCAACGGCCACTTCGAGGTCATTGAAGCGGAGGACGGCGAGCACGGCTTGGAGCGCGCCATCCGCGACGCCCCGGACCTCATCCTGATGGACCTGTCGCTCCCCCGCCTGGACGGCTGGGAGGTCACCCGCAGGTTGCGAGCCCTCCCCGCAGCGGCCAATGTTCCCGTCATCGCGGTGACGGCACACGCGGGGCGGGAGTACCAGGACAAGGCGCACGAGGCCGGTTGCACCGCGTACCTCACCAAGCCCCTTGATCGTGACCAGTTGCTCGAGATGATTCGCAAGCATCTAGGGAGAACCCATGTCTGA
- a CDS encoding cytochrome C, with protein MGGLGAPRALLASLAGLLLACGGQETLDDAVLDARPPEQTSLDALAVDPGSRDTAAKDARDADKALPGADTQLLFGGWPWPAKTPAVGLALEVENGVGTPLRVQKGATFFINQIDIRSFVTATRDQGLRNLIAQSDFGGLGWLGVRQVDQESVGAPGPYTRRRYYRDAAWMNLPSHFIVEPVDSRGRLTGLPILLNAGTEHQRRAGLDDFFIRRFRGIQTATGCATPDDCSTSTSFEEEAILELRNAYEHAQRQTLTLRSDTRALRLRWSLRPAAPYEIPVEQVVDGRYTYGFRIGVEALTPPRPDGTYAPGTEISFQLTLRDGAGNRLHPQGYLPPYNQVAPDGTDSGVQYYRAFFDATATYYRRKHRERMLMTQIIGPAQHIQPIRSIVPLEAFLDPAVDEQVIATPERDGVFAQFATLPFANVLFGGAFVDPSLWNLPNTDTWQFKLPDNAQPGTYLVTVKGRRAWLGEDLPATTTLEIQVGTRQRTQPKLTTGPCTSCHSKGGELGTVLHANDNRAACAGCHAPLAFELEGPIFVRTHFIHSRSNRFDAPLQQCSSCHLTKESIQRTSKAACLSCHKSYPDSHVAQFGPIESMYVGGGAESFQQCTGACHTRHPGSGL; from the coding sequence ATGGGTGGACTTGGAGCCCCCCGGGCCCTGCTCGCGTCGCTCGCGGGGCTGCTGCTCGCCTGCGGCGGACAGGAGACCCTGGACGACGCCGTGCTGGACGCGCGGCCGCCGGAGCAGACCTCGCTGGACGCGCTCGCGGTGGACCCGGGCTCGCGGGACACCGCCGCGAAGGACGCGCGGGACGCGGACAAGGCGCTGCCGGGCGCGGACACCCAGTTGCTGTTCGGCGGGTGGCCCTGGCCCGCGAAGACGCCCGCGGTGGGGCTGGCGCTGGAGGTGGAGAACGGCGTGGGCACGCCGCTGCGCGTGCAGAAGGGCGCCACCTTCTTCATCAACCAGATTGATATCCGGTCCTTCGTCACCGCCACCCGGGACCAGGGCCTGCGCAACCTCATCGCGCAGAGCGACTTCGGCGGCCTGGGCTGGCTGGGCGTGCGCCAGGTGGACCAGGAGTCCGTGGGCGCGCCGGGCCCCTACACGCGCCGCCGCTACTACCGGGACGCGGCGTGGATGAACCTGCCCAGCCACTTCATCGTGGAGCCGGTGGACTCGCGCGGCCGGCTCACCGGCCTCCCCATCCTGCTCAACGCGGGCACCGAGCATCAGCGCCGCGCGGGCCTGGATGACTTCTTCATCCGCCGCTTCCGCGGCATCCAGACGGCCACCGGCTGCGCCACGCCCGACGACTGCTCGACCTCCACCTCCTTCGAGGAGGAGGCCATCCTGGAGCTGCGCAACGCGTACGAGCACGCCCAGCGCCAGACGCTCACCCTGCGCTCCGACACGCGCGCGCTGCGCCTGCGCTGGAGCCTGCGCCCGGCGGCCCCCTACGAAATCCCGGTGGAGCAGGTGGTGGACGGGCGCTACACCTACGGCTTCCGCATTGGCGTGGAGGCCCTCACCCCGCCGCGCCCGGACGGCACCTACGCCCCCGGCACGGAAATCTCCTTCCAGCTCACCCTGCGGGATGGCGCCGGCAACCGGCTCCACCCCCAGGGCTACCTGCCGCCCTACAACCAGGTGGCGCCCGACGGCACCGACTCCGGCGTCCAGTACTACCGGGCCTTCTTCGACGCGACGGCCACCTACTACCGCCGCAAGCACCGCGAGCGCATGCTGATGACGCAAATCATCGGGCCGGCGCAGCACATCCAGCCCATCCGCTCCATCGTCCCGCTGGAGGCCTTCCTGGACCCCGCGGTGGACGAGCAGGTCATCGCCACGCCCGAGCGCGACGGCGTCTTCGCCCAGTTCGCCACCCTGCCCTTCGCCAACGTCCTGTTCGGCGGCGCCTTCGTGGACCCCAGCCTCTGGAACCTGCCCAACACGGACACCTGGCAGTTCAAGCTGCCGGACAACGCCCAGCCCGGCACCTACCTGGTGACGGTGAAGGGCCGCCGCGCCTGGCTGGGCGAGGACCTCCCCGCCACCACGACCCTTGAAATCCAGGTGGGCACCCGGCAGCGCACCCAGCCCAAGCTCACCACCGGCCCCTGCACGTCCTGCCACAGCAAGGGCGGCGAGCTGGGCACGGTGCTGCACGCCAACGACAACCGCGCCGCGTGCGCCGGGTGCCACGCCCCGCTCGCCTTCGAGCTGGAGGGCCCCATCTTCGTGCGCACCCACTTCATCCACTCCCGGTCCAACCGCTTTGACGCACCGCTCCAGCAGTGCTCGTCCTGCCACCTGACGAAGGAGAGCATCCAGCGCACCAGCAAGGCCGCCTGTCTGTCCTGTCATAAGAGCTATCCGGACAGTCACGTGGCGCAATTCGGACCCATCGAGAGCATGTATGTGGGAGGGGGCGCGGAGTCTTTCCAGCAGTGCACCGGCGCCTGTCATACTCGGCACCCCGGCAGCGGCCTCTAA
- a CDS encoding dienelactone hydrolase family protein has translation MKKQGSRRSDEGSEKVVRGLVTQSQGAGSWTAPAADGEVRIPVEEGVELRGLLQVPAGATGVVVLVRGHGSSRRGATDLEVARLLQNEGLGTLAVDLLTAAEEEACRERDLRFNLGLFGGRLAGVARWLRRAPRTNGLRIGYFGAYTGAAAALAAAALRPEAVDAVVCRGGRLAQPGTTLARVRAPTMLIVGSEDTAALEPHRRAHAAMTAEKRLEVISGATHRFEEPGALTQMVDLACLWFLQHLGAPRWDVSPTQRAAGS, from the coding sequence ATGAAGAAGCAGGGTTCACGCAGGTCGGATGAAGGCTCGGAGAAGGTGGTTCGCGGGCTGGTGACGCAGTCGCAAGGGGCGGGAAGCTGGACAGCGCCCGCCGCGGACGGAGAGGTCCGCATCCCCGTTGAAGAAGGCGTGGAGTTGAGGGGCCTGCTCCAGGTGCCCGCGGGCGCCACGGGCGTGGTGGTGCTCGTGCGGGGCCACGGCAGCAGCCGCCGCGGCGCCACGGACCTGGAGGTCGCCCGGCTGTTGCAGAACGAGGGGCTGGGCACCCTCGCGGTGGACCTGCTGACGGCGGCGGAGGAGGAGGCCTGCCGCGAGCGCGACCTGCGCTTCAACCTGGGCCTCTTCGGCGGGCGGCTGGCGGGCGTGGCGCGCTGGCTGCGGCGCGCGCCTCGCACCAACGGCCTGCGCATCGGCTACTTCGGGGCGTACACGGGCGCGGCCGCGGCCCTGGCCGCCGCGGCGCTGCGGCCGGAGGCGGTGGACGCGGTGGTGTGCCGGGGCGGACGCCTGGCGCAGCCGGGCACGACGCTGGCCCGGGTGCGCGCGCCCACGATGCTCATCGTCGGCTCGGAGGACACCGCCGCGCTGGAGCCCCACCGCCGCGCCCACGCCGCGATGACGGCGGAGAAGCGCCTGGAGGTCATCTCCGGCGCCACGCACCGCTTCGAGGAGCCCGGCGCGCTGACGCAGATGGTGGACCTGGCGTGCCTCTGGTTCCTCCAGCACCTGGGCGCGCCCCGCTGGGACGTCTCGCCCACGCAGCGCGCCGCCGGGAGCTGA
- a CDS encoding FIST signal transduction protein, whose protein sequence is MAQVKMQTARTTLKEPDAAAEDLLSQLGSDTPRLVTMFASRERDQQALNRAVRQRLPKGTRLIGATTAGELDNTGIHEGSVVMSALFGDFEVGLGLGTGLSVDAISAGAAAIKRACEDLGVRQQDLDPRRYVGLVIDDGFRYKKEELLLGILEKCQTLVLVGGGASDANRDPAKQSAMVHVDGEVATDAVLVALFKTSAPWAALRSHWYVPTGEKLTITKVDESHTRALEIDGHPAAKRYAEILGVGVDELEFGTPRGFAVRPTALRVGREYFIRAAWSPQEDGSILFANLLEEGTELELMKLGDMAGMTRSFFTEEVPRRVQNPQAALLFHCGGRMWYASATNTVQQLAETLKAAPTAAGMNVHFEIYSGFHINTTLTALVFGAN, encoded by the coding sequence ATGGCTCAAGTGAAGATGCAGACGGCTCGCACCACGCTGAAGGAGCCAGATGCCGCCGCGGAGGACCTCCTGAGTCAGTTGGGCAGTGACACGCCCCGCCTGGTGACGATGTTCGCCTCGCGGGAGCGTGACCAGCAGGCGCTCAACCGCGCCGTGCGCCAGCGGCTGCCCAAGGGCACGCGCCTGATTGGCGCCACCACCGCGGGCGAGCTGGACAACACCGGCATCCACGAGGGCAGCGTGGTGATGAGCGCCCTCTTCGGTGACTTCGAGGTGGGCCTGGGCCTGGGCACCGGCCTGTCCGTGGACGCCATCAGCGCGGGCGCCGCCGCCATCAAGCGCGCCTGTGAGGACCTGGGCGTGCGGCAGCAGGACCTGGACCCGCGCCGCTACGTGGGCCTCGTGATTGACGACGGCTTCCGCTACAAGAAGGAAGAGCTGCTGCTGGGCATCCTGGAGAAGTGCCAGACGCTGGTGCTGGTGGGCGGCGGCGCCAGCGACGCCAACCGCGACCCGGCCAAGCAGTCCGCCATGGTCCACGTGGACGGCGAGGTCGCCACCGACGCGGTGCTGGTGGCCCTCTTCAAGACGAGCGCGCCCTGGGCCGCGCTGCGCTCCCACTGGTACGTGCCCACCGGCGAGAAGCTCACCATCACCAAGGTGGACGAGAGCCACACCCGCGCGCTCGAAATCGACGGGCACCCGGCGGCGAAGCGCTACGCGGAAATCCTGGGCGTGGGCGTGGACGAGCTGGAGTTCGGCACGCCGCGCGGCTTCGCCGTGCGCCCCACCGCCCTGCGCGTGGGCCGCGAGTACTTCATCCGCGCCGCCTGGAGCCCCCAGGAGGACGGCTCCATCCTCTTCGCCAACCTGCTGGAGGAGGGCACCGAGCTGGAGCTGATGAAGCTGGGGGACATGGCCGGCATGACGCGCAGCTTCTTCACCGAGGAGGTACCCCGCAGGGTCCAGAACCCCCAGGCCGCCCTGCTTTTCCACTGTGGTGGACGCATGTGGTACGCCAGCGCCACCAACACCGTGCAGCAACTGGCGGAAACGCTGAAGGCCGCACCCACCGCCGCTGGTATGAACGTGCACTTCGAAATCTATTCGGGGTTCCACATCAACACCACGCTGACCGCGCTGGTCTTCGGGGCGAACTGA
- a CDS encoding tryptophan 2,3-dioxygenase family protein, producing MSASINYSYAERLRLELAEPLFNPLLKKWVGKGELDYEVYLKTPTLLSLQAADGERVAHDELMFQVVHQAQELWLKLASREAVEVVAELDRDALWAASARLERICRVLQAVKQELAILETMTPDTYQVIRRSLGNGSGQESPGYNMLRRVAQGLEGALERLLARRGQTLASVYSSGGPDDLKRLCEQLVDMDEAFQGWLHAHFQLVRRTIGVDRAVKALDGLPTQVLAGRMTLPLFRQLWDVRLELTAGWQREGGVAPGASRVPQGGGCPMAHAARAQVEQP from the coding sequence ATGAGCGCGTCCATCAATTACAGTTATGCTGAAAGGTTACGACTCGAACTGGCTGAGCCCCTCTTCAACCCCCTCTTGAAGAAGTGGGTGGGCAAGGGCGAGCTCGACTACGAGGTCTATCTGAAGACGCCCACGCTGCTGTCGCTGCAGGCGGCGGACGGCGAGCGCGTGGCGCACGACGAGCTGATGTTCCAGGTCGTCCACCAGGCGCAGGAGCTGTGGCTGAAGCTGGCCTCGCGCGAGGCGGTGGAGGTCGTGGCGGAGCTGGACCGGGACGCACTGTGGGCGGCCTCGGCGCGGCTGGAGCGCATCTGCCGGGTGCTGCAGGCCGTGAAGCAGGAGCTGGCCATCCTGGAGACGATGACGCCGGACACCTACCAGGTCATCCGGCGCAGCCTGGGCAACGGCAGCGGCCAGGAGTCCCCTGGCTACAACATGCTGCGGCGGGTGGCGCAGGGGCTGGAGGGCGCCCTGGAGCGGCTGCTCGCGCGGCGTGGCCAGACGCTCGCGTCCGTGTACAGCTCGGGCGGCCCGGACGACTTGAAGCGCCTCTGCGAGCAGCTCGTGGACATGGACGAGGCCTTCCAGGGCTGGCTCCATGCCCACTTCCAGTTGGTGCGCCGCACCATCGGCGTGGACCGCGCGGTGAAGGCGCTGGACGGCCTGCCCACGCAGGTGCTCGCGGGGCGGATGACGCTGCCGCTGTTCCGCCAGCTCTGGGACGTGCGCCTGGAGCTGACGGCCGGGTGGCAGCGCGAGGGCGGCGTCGCCCCGGGCGCCAGCCGCGTCCCTCAAGGCGGCGGCTGCCCCATGGCGCACGCGGCCCGGGCGCAGGTGGAGCAGCCATGA
- a CDS encoding sensor histidine kinase, with product MMRRWTFAQRVSAGLSACLFAGLLLLATLLSAVYVQATQPTGHGAVPEAVLAGLLGLSCVAALGFVLHRALAPLHARHESSEQHLQLLMDGVTDYALCFLDRHGRVTAWNAGAERLTGWAEAELAGRDPDRVYPEDQVAAGVPRAHRERAAREGRLLAEGWRVRRDGSRFWAETLLTALYDAHGRLRGFVKVTRDITERRRIERAQALFAEAGRVLQPLSGAREVGEALTRLCVPEVADACILFLPTADGSVRPHAVACADTAATSRMWEPLLRCPEDGEVGPSRVVRTGRSELLPELDGARLPQALVGSAHGELLGALGVTSALTVPLAVGSRVLGALCLLSTGTHRRFGELDRAFMEELAARAALALDNARLLAQAQDALELIGVAAHDLGNPLSSLQLRLRRLSMQSAGTPDTRLREGLAGAEGETRRLGRLVHNLLDLSRLSAGRMVLDTEPLDLAHLVREVVERHGDQAHAAGCALSVRVDEGATGQWDRQRLDRVVTNLLSNALKFGRGQPVELRVQADAHCVRFSVRDRGIGIGVEAQQRLFHRFQRVHSGGQHPGTGLGLYIVRQLVEAHGGTIRVQSRAGEGAEFTIELPRRTHKESCSVNEAQV from the coding sequence ATGATGCGCCGTTGGACGTTCGCTCAGCGAGTGAGCGCGGGCCTGTCCGCCTGCCTGTTCGCCGGATTGCTGCTGCTCGCGACGCTGCTGTCGGCCGTCTACGTCCAGGCCACCCAGCCCACCGGGCACGGCGCGGTGCCGGAGGCCGTGCTGGCGGGGCTGCTGGGCCTGTCCTGCGTGGCGGCGCTGGGCTTCGTGCTCCACCGCGCGCTGGCGCCCCTGCACGCGCGCCACGAGTCCAGCGAGCAGCACCTCCAGCTCCTCATGGACGGGGTGACGGACTACGCGCTGTGCTTCCTGGACCGCCACGGCCGGGTGACGGCGTGGAACGCGGGCGCCGAGCGCCTCACGGGCTGGGCGGAGGCGGAGCTGGCCGGACGCGACCCGGACCGCGTCTACCCGGAGGACCAGGTGGCGGCCGGCGTGCCGCGCGCCCACCGCGAGCGGGCCGCGCGCGAGGGGCGCCTGTTGGCGGAGGGCTGGCGGGTGCGCCGCGACGGCAGCCGCTTCTGGGCGGAGACGCTGCTCACCGCGCTGTACGACGCGCACGGGCGGCTGCGCGGCTTCGTGAAGGTGACGCGCGACATCACCGAGCGCCGCCGCATCGAGCGGGCCCAGGCGCTCTTCGCGGAGGCCGGCCGCGTGCTCCAGCCGCTGTCCGGCGCGCGCGAGGTGGGCGAGGCCCTCACCCGGCTGTGCGTGCCCGAGGTGGCCGACGCCTGCATCCTCTTCCTGCCCACCGCGGATGGCTCGGTGCGCCCGCACGCGGTGGCCTGCGCGGACACCGCCGCCACCAGCCGCATGTGGGAGCCGCTGCTGCGCTGCCCCGAGGACGGCGAGGTGGGGCCCTCCCGCGTGGTGCGCACGGGCCGCAGCGAGCTCTTGCCGGAGCTGGACGGCGCCCGCCTCCCTCAAGCGCTGGTGGGCAGCGCGCACGGCGAGCTGCTGGGCGCGCTGGGCGTGACGTCCGCCCTCACGGTGCCGCTGGCGGTGGGCTCGCGCGTGCTGGGCGCGCTGTGCCTGCTGTCCACCGGCACGCACCGCCGCTTCGGGGAGCTGGACCGGGCCTTCATGGAGGAGCTGGCGGCGCGCGCCGCGCTCGCGCTCGACAACGCCCGGCTGCTGGCCCAGGCGCAGGACGCGCTGGAGCTCATCGGCGTCGCCGCGCATGATTTGGGCAACCCGCTCAGCTCGCTCCAGCTTCGGCTGCGGCGCCTGTCCATGCAGAGCGCCGGCACGCCCGACACGCGGCTGCGGGAAGGCCTGGCCGGGGCCGAGGGCGAGACGCGGCGCCTGGGCCGGCTGGTCCACAACCTCCTGGACCTGTCCCGCCTGTCCGCCGGCCGCATGGTGCTGGACACGGAGCCGCTGGACCTGGCGCACCTGGTGCGCGAGGTGGTGGAGCGCCACGGGGACCAGGCCCACGCCGCCGGCTGCGCCCTCAGCGTCCGCGTGGACGAGGGCGCCACCGGCCAGTGGGACCGGCAGCGCCTGGACCGCGTCGTCACCAACCTGCTCAGCAACGCCCTCAAGTTCGGCCGCGGCCAGCCCGTGGAGCTGCGCGTCCAGGCGGACGCCCACTGCGTCCGCTTCTCCGTCCGCGACCGCGGCATCGGCATTGGCGTGGAGGCGCAGCAGCGCCTGTTCCACCGCTTCCAGCGCGTCCACTCCGGCGGCCAGCACCCGGGCACCGGCCTGGGCCTCTACATCGTCCGCCAGCTCGTCGAGGCCCACGGGGGCACCATCCGTGTCCAGAGCAGGGCCGGAGAAGGCGCGGAATTCACAATTGAGCTTCCTCGCAGGACCCACAAGGAATCCTGCTCGGTGAATGAAGCACAGGTATGA